The sequence ctctacaaaaaatgcaaaaattagcttggcatggtggcatatatctgtgatcccagctacttgggagggaggctgaggtgggaggatcactggaacctgggaggtggaggttgcagtgagctgagatcgtgccactgcactccagcttgggtaaaagagcgagaccctgtctgaaatttaaataataataataataataatttattgtgtattttcaagTAGCTAGATGataggattttgaatgttctcaacacaaagtagtaataaatgtttgaggtgatgaatatgctaattatcctgttttgatcactacacattgtatGTATCCAAATATCACTATGtacccccataaatatgtacaatcatTATGTGTCAACTCCAAtagttaaaaaatacattaaaagagGGAAAGGCAGAACGCTTCCTGAGAACAAGGACCTCCTTTGTGGAGGTCAGGGCTGTGTCTTCAGCAACGAAACACTATCTGGGACGTAGTAGATGCTTAAGAAATAGGTGTTGATTGACAGAGCTCCACGAGGGTTGCCTGGGACTCTCCCAGGTTCTTGTATGTCGGAGGGAGAGGTCTTCCCCTCCGTCTCCTCGCGGAGAGGAGAAGGTGTGGGCGAACAACTGCCCCATCCTCTGTCTCCCTCGCCCCCTCCTTCCCCATGGCCCCCTCCCCCGTCCTTCTACCTTTCTCCTTCCCACCCCTTCCCGGTTCTCCCCCGACCCTTCACGGCTCCTCTTCCCGCCGCCCCTCTTCCCTCGCCACCTGCCGCTGCTTTTCCTCCCACTCTCGCCCCGCCCCTTCTTCCCCCCTTCCCCCGCCCTCCCCGCGCCCCGTCGCGCGAGCGCTCCCTGCGAGTGGCGCAGGCACCAGAGCGCAGGGGCTAGACGGCCGGCGCGGGAGGAGGATGGCGCTGGCGGTGCTGCGCTTGGCGCTGCTGCTCCTGGCAGTTACCTTCGCAGGTAGCGCTCGGAGCGGTCCTGGCGAGCGGGGACCTCCGGAGAAAAGCGGGAGAGGGAGTCAGGCCGGCGGCGGACCCTGCCCGGCTCCGGGCGGCCTCGGCGACGGTACCCGCGCGCCCGTTACTGGCGGTTCCCCAGAGGACCTGCCAGGTGGAGGAGCGCGAACTGGGGGTTGTGCCACCCTCTTTAGTTCTTGCTTGGGCTTCGCTCCCAGCTCTAAGGACACCTGCCGTCTAGAGCGCTTTCTCTGTTAAAGTAGATTTTCAGGTGCCCAAGATGAGGAGTTGGGTTTTTATGTATGGTCCCACGGGAGGAGATGTGCAGGAATGAGGAATTGTGGATGCTTAAGAGAACGGGGCTTTAGTCCAACCACACTGGACACCTCTCTTAAAATGGAGTTAAAATGCTCACATCTTgtattaaattttgtatttgttactCCGAGTTGCAAAGGAAAATAACATCATGAACTATTAATTAAGGGTTACttccttggccaggtgtggtggcttgggCCGGTAGTCCCCGTTactcggaggttgaggcaggaggctcgcttgagaccaggaattgaAGCTGCAGTGCGCTAGCGCGACTTTTATTCCACAGCTCCAAAGCCCTTTCTCAACCAATCCTAATGGGAACAGAACCAAAT comes from Nomascus leucogenys isolate Asia chromosome 9, Asia_NLE_v1, whole genome shotgun sequence and encodes:
- the SPINK2 gene encoding serine protease inhibitor Kazal-type 2 isoform X4, giving the protein MALAVLRLALLLLAVTFAGSARSGPGERGPPEKSGRGSQAGGGPCPAPGGLGDGTRAPVTGGSPEDLPERQTALSIDYQDVPETLTLYVAVTCPLMPMNVLCA
- the SPINK2 gene encoding serine protease inhibitor Kazal-type 2 isoform X1, with protein sequence MALAVLRLALLLLAVTFAGSARSGPGERGPPEKSGRGSQAGGGPCPAPGGLGDGTRAPVTGGSPEDLPASLIPQFGLFSKYRTPNCAQYRLPGCPRNFNPVCGSDMSTYANECTLCMKIREDGHNIKIIRNGPC
- the SPINK2 gene encoding serine protease inhibitor Kazal-type 2 isoform X2 — its product is MALAVLRLALLLLAVTFAGSARSGPGERGPPEKSGRGSQAGGGPCPAPGGLGDGTRAPVTGGSPEDLPGKMVIILKSYEMDPADGAVYRKGDGETTFTGRLDKLHFPFFSFPVFLYMRFVNTHFLRAGMEDSHV
- the SPINK2 gene encoding serine protease inhibitor Kazal-type 2 isoform X5 translates to MALAVLRLALLLLAVTFAGSARSGPGERGPPEKSGRGSQAGGGPCPAPGGLGDERQTALSIDYQDVPETLTLYVAVTCPLMPMNVLCA